The sequence GTATTTTAGTATAAATCTTGATTTCTGCAAATTTCCATAaccatttataattttaaattttaagcaTTGAAACATCCaaagtttaaatataaatttatcggtctaataaaatttataatttttttatttaaaattattatattagaaatttagactaactattttaatatttttagaagaatgttaaaatcaattattaaaaacagAGAGCTATTAGTGtgatttgataaaatttaaagacattaaagtatttctatttataagagtaaagttgatattttagataaatacACTAACAAAAAAATctgatgaaaaaatataaaaattaacttttaaattaattattagaaataaaggaaattactaAGATGATAAAACTGAGAAACGTTAAAATTTaacctaaaaaaataattgttacGTACTTCTATATGATTGTAACAATTGATTTGTGTTTATTAATAGTTGACCGAATGTTGGgaaatgaatttttgaattattttttactttacttTCATTTTCCTTCTGTCTcgctgtttttctttttggtaatttttttaacagcATCCTGCTCTCTTTTTACATATGGAAAAGAGTTTTTTCATTCCATTTCATttcctattcttttatttcttgtgCAGAGAGCCCCTCCTCTCTTTCGTTTACTCTCTATAAGTACGTCACTTTTCCCTCTTTATGCATCTCTCTCCTCTTTGGCTTTTATTTCTCACTTTTTCtaccttttctcaaattcttcttcatcttcctttctttttttttttgaattgagGAGGAAGAACTAGAGGAGTTAGTGAGAGGGGGAGAgaggggagagagagagagagagagagagagagtcatATATCAGTTGGTATTGCTGCTACTTATTTCTATTATacacataataaataataaaaataagagagcaCAGATAACCATAGTTAGATACAGAAAACATAAGACACAATGTCGGCTCACAGAGATGAAGATCCTCGTATCCATGGCATCCAAACTAAGATTCGTGTTGTCCCCAATTTCCCCAAACCAGGTttcgtttcttttttgttctgGCCACCCTTTGgtttttattctatttggtcactgataaaaaaaatgcagAAAGATAGCAACttcttttttgagaaaaaaaaaaaagaagaattttagAGACAAAAGAACAATTCTTCAGCACTACTGGATTTTCTTTATCTGTCTAAATAACAAAATCTCATGTTCTTTCTTTGATACAAAAATTCTGCAGCAATAAATGCTTCaattctttgaaattttgaaagttctgttctttctttttaatttgtttgttagTTTCCTACTTTTGGCAATAAGCCATTTAAGCTGTTGGGTTTCAAAGTTTTGTTCTTTACTTCTTTTAATGCTTGTAGTTTATTGGTAGACAAAAgaaaggttttcttttttctaataaagtTTGATAATTGGCCATTTCTTGGCAATTGGCAGGTATCATGTTTCAGGATATCACCACTCTATTACTGGATCCCATAGCTTTCAAGGACACCATAGATTTATTCGTTGAGAGATACAAAGGGAAAAACATTTCAGTTGTTGCAGGTAGATAACACAAGAAAGGctccattttttctttcttttaattgttaatttttctttatatgtttttaGTTTGAAGGTGTTAAAAGATTGTAGTTAAGGCTTTTTAACAACTTTGTATCTCTTTGATTTTGGCTTGAAGTAGGTGGTGGGGTCCATTTGCTTACTGAGCAAAATGCactattttgttttgttttgttttcttttttgaataaGTTTTTTGGCtaccctttttctcttttatcaaTTCTTTCTGAGGAGCAACAATTTATGCTAATTGGAAGTTACTGTGCATGTGTTATTTCTCTATGTTTGTGGTCTCTCTTTTTTTCAACAATTAATTTATGCTAATTGGAATTTAGTATTTCTATGTTTGTGATTTCTTGTTTGACTAATGACCTTTGCTAGTGGGATGTACCATTGATTGCTCCCTGTTCAATTTCTCCCTTTGAGCGGCTATTATTTGCTCTCTCACTTGTTGCTGTTGTGGGCATGTGCTGGGATCTGATTTTGGTGGATTTATGGTGGATTTATGGTGGTTGGTGGTGGATGCCCACCTTGTTGAAAAGGGGTGGACCCTAATGATGCAAATTACTCTTAGCCCAGTTTATTATTGTAATCatcaacttttttattttttactgttTCATGTGTTTATCCCATGCCTGATGTCTATACAATTTCTTCATCATGCCTTTTTTGTTTCATCCATATGCCAGCTTGGTTACCAATTTCTCCTCTAAAATAAGTGGCTTTGAAGGGTTTTGAATGATGAATTATTGTGTTTACTGTAGTGGGCTTgttctcattttcttctttttagttttcatttggTGATTTTGTAAGTTGGTTATGTTCCTCTTCAGTTTAGTTTGAACTAGTGCGACTTAATTGCTAGTTATTTACTGATTTGCTTGCATATCAGCATCCCTTGTGGATTTGCCCAAATTTGTATTATCTGACTACACATAATGTGTTGTCTGGCATTTACAACTAGTAGCAAAACTCCAAAGATAGTCCTATTACTCCCACAAACTTGTGTCAAGGTGAAAAGTTTTCATGATCTCATCATTATAGTGGCCTTGGTcctcattttaattatatatttggaTCACAGAGGATTTGGTCAACATTTAGTATATATGTGTTTTGTCCTAATGTGTGGCATTAAAATCTGTCTCTTTATGTGCTCATCTGGATGTCTGTTGTCTTCTTGTGTTTAGTAGaaactttatatattatgtgGAATCTTCTCTTCAAATTATACTCGCATGGCGAATTTGTGGCGTTTTCCTCTTTGATAAAGATTTCTGGACGTTCTTTATCGTTTGTCTGACTAGTTGATGTTATCCACTGGATTAGGTCCAGAGCATGTGCTTACAGGTTTGGTCAGTGAAAGACTTAGTTCAGTAAATGCATTAATAGGTGTATGTCACACTCGAGGAAACTCTATCCTAACCATCATGCTTAAATATAATCACAACGTATTATTGTCTTTTGTAAAGTGCAGCCTGTTAGTTTTGAATTATCTGAAACTTAAAGAATTTCAGAACCCTTATCAagcttattttaaattattgtggtatatttatttgttgcaAATATGACTCTTTTTTCTTGACAAATGTTTGGTGAAGACAGCTCTTGGTTTGTGGCTTTCTGGTTAAAATTTACTTATCCAATTATCTGGCTATAACAGCCCTTGAGTCCTTGTAGTTCCATGTAATTTTTGGGTAGGTGCTTCATCTACAGGCCTTTTCCGATAACATGTTCTACAGTAATAAGATGGACTTTGGTGGGGAAGGTTATATATTTCCCCTGTGCGTAATCCATAACTCTTGTTGGATTAGAAATTAACTACAATATTTGCCATTGATGCTGGACAGTGGGTTCAACTGTTGgaaattcttgattcttctgTCCTAAAAAGAAGATGTTATGCATAAATTTATTACGTTCTAGctatcaaatttattatgcATCTTACATTTTAATATCTGCATTCTCAGGTTAATACACAGAAGGTAAAAAACCCTGGCGTTTATTGCAGCTGCATTTTCACatatttcttccttttgttttctttttccccttcTCTTCGCATGGGCAGTAGTGGTGATTCAGTACAGTTTGTGATACTGACTTTTGTCCATCTAATACTGAAAACAGTTTTCTTGCTGATGTCACGGGAGACAAACATTATCACTTTAAGCTGTATTGTTGCTTGATGGATATGCACTATAGCTTTTAAAGTTTCTCTAGCTATGAGAGCAATAGAACTTATTTGTTTATTGTGAGGGCATGTTACTTATTAAGAGGTTCAGAAACTTGAAGAActtcatctttttattttaatgcatTTTTAAACATGCTTTAATATGTGTAATTGACATAATTGGAAGTTCTTTGAGGTTTTGTATTTCTGAAATATGAGGGATTTGATTTTTCAGGAATAGAGGCGCGAGGCTTTATTTTTGGACCTCCTATTGCACTTGCAATTGGAGCAAAGTTCGTCCTGCTGCGAAAACCAAGGAAATTGCCTGGTACTCCTTCATCTCGTTGTATTACTGTTAATTGTCTGTATGGTACATCTCAATATCAATTTGTTTTGCCATGATCATTTCAGTTTACAGTAATTATTCATCTCTGGAAGCCCTATAATTTCAGAACTGATGCTGACTTCTAATGCTTATGATGTTAATATTAGATCTTATGCCTCTGTTGCTTGAGCTATCCTTACAAGAGAgcaataaaatagatataatttgtACAGCATTATTAATGTGATGTACTGTTTGACCCGGAGTCTCTATCATGGCCCATttggtaaaaaaaatatattgtcTCTGACATGCTTTGTCTTATTCTAATCTGGTGTGGCAGTGCTATGACACGGTCACACAGCTATATTGCAACATTGATTTGTACTTTTAGCAAAATAATGGAGTACTTATTTTCATCTCTCTATTAACGATCTTAACAGGTGATCGTTTCAGTGAAATACTCGcattgaaaatttttattgtGCTAGTGATGCCTTATTAATTATGATGAGTGCAAGTTTGTACGATAATGTTCTAATAATGCCTATGACATCCAACTTAGTGAGTACCCATCAGACTGAAGTGTTAATACCGGTGGCTCTTACGAACTTGTTACCCCAACTTCAGAAATAATCCATTATATAACTTCCTTTGTCTTGCTTCAAAAGGTCACTTCATTTTTCAGGTGAAGTTATCTCAGAAGAGTATGTTCTGGAATATGGAACAGACTGTCTTGAGATGCATGTTGGAGCAGTCAAATCAGGAGAGCGTGCTTTGGTGGTTGATGATTTGATTGCCACTGGTGGCACTCTGTGTGCTGCTATGAATTTACTGGGTAATTACGCCATTAAATCTCTTAAATTAAGCTGTAACTGTTCTTCTTTGTGATAATTTGATTCATGGAAGcatatttatatgataaatgAGGCATGCTTGTATAAAACTTCATGCTCATAATTATGTtgcttaaaaattaaactttggTCTTAATCTCCTTATCTAAGTGGGAATAGCGAGGCATCTGATGTACTGATTTCTTTTAGAACACTTAAACACTGTTGGTGTGATTAATTACCTGGTTTAATGAAATTGCCTCGCAAAGTCGCATAGATACTCCTTTTTGTTCTGATATAGGTGCTTCAGATGTATATTGATTTGGTAAATAATGTTTTTCCAATATATTCTCTATCAGAACGTGCTGGAGCCGAAGTGGTCGAGTGCGCTTGTGTAATTGAATTACCGGACCTAAAGGTGATCTTCCCCTTcccttaagaaaaattttatgaatattattgaTTAGATTTTTGCATCTTTCTCTCTGTTTTTTCATTGTTGCATGTGTTAATGCTTTTCTTGTTCCTCATTCCGATGACATGTTTCTTTTAGATCTTTGATGGTCAAGCTTCTATATCCTTTCCCAGTGTCTGTGAGTTCCTTATACAGTTGCACAAATGTTTATTAAGCTTTCAAAAAGGAGTCTGTGAGCTCCCTATAAATCCTAAAAATATCAGACACTGTTGTCATGCACTCGATACTCCATGTGCTCCATAACCTGCAGATGCTTCATTATGGCATGACTTGGATCATAAATGATGAATTTGGTGTGGCAATGGAGttaatacttttaatgttgctaaTGTTTGTATTGCTGGACACTCCTAACTTGTGCAAATAGGCAATCAAGTGAAATCTGATCAGCTGTTGGTTACGAAACTCTTGTTCAGTTTATTTGATAGTTATGCTTAATTTGCTAACTGGTCTCcgcataatttaaaaatctactTTTCATGGTTGTTAAAGAAAGCTGCCAGGAGGGCCTTTGACCGGTGGTCAACTCTCCATGTCTTGGTAGAAGTCAGGCTTCCAGACCTTCCTGCCCTCCAGGTGGC comes from Ricinus communis isolate WT05 ecotype wild-type chromosome 5, ASM1957865v1, whole genome shotgun sequence and encodes:
- the LOC8279639 gene encoding adenine phosphoribosyltransferase 3 isoform X1, whose protein sequence is MSAHRDEDPRIHGIQTKIRVVPNFPKPGIMFQDITTLLLDPIAFKDTIDLFVERYKGKNISVVAGIEARGFIFGPPIALAIGAKFVLLRKPRKLPGEVISEEYVLEYGTDCLEMHVGAVKSGERALVVDDLIATGGTLCAAMNLLERAGAEVVECACVIELPDLKKAARRAFDRWSTLHVLVEVRLPDLPALQVAVSIPLLVWRLQQGLLKGERLTMLFQTWSGATEWQAFVCTCGIPLVMAEMILLLRFSLTKCLTECHASHAPSYWSNSSPSVPSSF
- the LOC8279639 gene encoding adenine phosphoribosyltransferase 3 isoform X3, translating into MSAHRDEDPRIHGIQTKIRVVPNFPKPGIMFQDITTLLLDPIAFKDTIDLFVERYKGKNISVVAGIEARGFIFGPPIALAIGAKFVLLRKPRKLPGEVISEEYVLEYGTDCLEMHVGAVKSGERALVVDDLIATGGTLCAAMNLLERAGAEVVECACVIELPDLKGRERLNGKPLYVLVESH
- the LOC8279639 gene encoding adenine phosphoribosyltransferase 4 isoform X2, producing the protein MLSTGLGPEHVLTGIEARGFIFGPPIALAIGAKFVLLRKPRKLPGEVISEEYVLEYGTDCLEMHVGAVKSGERALVVDDLIATGGTLCAAMNLLERAGAEVVECACVIELPDLKKAARRAFDRWSTLHVLVEVRLPDLPALQVAVSIPLLVWRLQQGLLKGERLTMLFQTWSGATEWQAFVCTCGIPLVMAEMILLLRFSLTKCLTECHASHAPSYWSNSSPSVPSSF